A stretch of the Deltaproteobacteria bacterium genome encodes the following:
- a CDS encoding GntR family transcriptional regulator, which translates to MTKKKKSGSPVRTDHTDSAYMGIRRMLFHNEIAPGQKVSCRDLAKRLGMSPTPVIQALKRLESQGLIRHKPNRGYYTEPMNVQEVREIYETREIIELSLLPETIKTLDEKGIQKLHDALQALLKAPKEIYLNERLLKDMEFHLTLASLSGRKVQVQVLKFLFDLLYLKYRGALLFIHSERVVGSEHKNIFESVASRDLVKAQRAVKQHFKNIKKPVLAALEKILAEKEISSF; encoded by the coding sequence ATGACCAAAAAAAAGAAATCCGGCTCCCCAGTCCGCACTGACCATACAGACAGCGCCTATATGGGCATTCGTCGGATGCTGTTTCACAACGAGATCGCCCCCGGACAGAAGGTATCGTGTCGCGATTTGGCAAAACGCCTGGGCATGAGTCCTACTCCCGTGATTCAAGCACTGAAACGCTTAGAATCACAGGGATTGATACGGCACAAGCCCAACCGCGGCTATTACACCGAACCGATGAACGTCCAGGAGGTCCGTGAAATATACGAAACCAGGGAAATCATTGAACTATCACTTCTACCCGAGACTATAAAAACACTGGATGAAAAGGGTATACAAAAGCTGCACGATGCACTTCAGGCCCTTCTGAAAGCTCCAAAGGAGATATACCTAAACGAGAGACTGCTCAAAGACATGGAATTTCACCTCACCCTTGCCTCTCTTTCCGGGAGAAAAGTACAAGTGCAAGTTCTCAAGTTTCTTTTTGATCTCTTATACCTCAAGTACAGAGGGGCGCTCCTATTTATCCATTCGGAACGGGTTGTAGGCTCCGAACACAAGAATATTTTCGAATCTGTTGCATCTCGCGATCTTGTAAAGGCACAAAGGGCGGTAAAACAGCATTTTAAAAATATCAAAAAGCCTGTCCTTGCAGCTTTGGAAAAAATTCTGGCTGAAAAGGAGATATCCAGTTTCTGA
- a CDS encoding RDD family protein, with amino-acid sequence MEETGNARPETVPPKPPEVPSSNETLAKADPVKRIIALVIDGVAAAIVGFIPFVGGIIGALYMLFRDALPIEALEYKSVGKKLMKLSVVKTEGPPARIDYGTSAKRNWMFALGPIMMFLLLIPVIGWILDILIAIGWFVLVIIELVKIFSDKQGIRLGDKMAGTMVVED; translated from the coding sequence ATGGAAGAAACAGGAAATGCCCGGCCGGAAACAGTACCCCCCAAACCCCCTGAAGTACCCTCTTCGAATGAAACGCTGGCAAAGGCTGATCCGGTTAAACGCATCATAGCCTTGGTCATAGACGGTGTTGCCGCCGCCATCGTTGGATTTATCCCGTTTGTAGGGGGAATTATCGGCGCACTTTACATGCTTTTCCGAGATGCCCTGCCCATCGAGGCCCTTGAATACAAGAGCGTCGGCAAGAAATTGATGAAATTATCCGTGGTGAAAACCGAAGGTCCGCCTGCCAGGATCGATTACGGTACCTCTGCCAAGAGAAATTGGATGTTCGCTCTCGGCCCGATTATGATGTTTCTTCTCCTCATCCCGGTTATCGGATGGATTCTTGACATACTGATCGCTATTGGCTGGTTTGTTCTCGTGATCATCGAACTCGTAAAGATTTTTTCCGATAAACAGGGCATCAGACTGGGGGACAAGATGGCTGGCACCATGGTGGTTGAAGACTGA
- a CDS encoding SHOCT domain-containing protein, translated as MMGGWGMGWFGGIFMIILWILVIVGLVFLIKWLIQSTRGESVATRSDSSSALAILKERYARGEIEKSEFEEKKKDLLG; from the coding sequence ATGATGGGTGGATGGGGCATGGGATGGTTTGGGGGTATTTTCATGATTATATTATGGATTCTTGTTATCGTGGGACTCGTTTTCTTGATTAAGTGGCTGATTCAGAGCACCAGGGGCGAATCAGTCGCGACTCGCAGTGATTCTTCCAGTGCCCTTGCTATCCTCAAGGAGAGATATGCCCGGGGGGAGATTGAAAAGAGTGAGTTCGAAGAAAAGAAAAAAGATCTTCTCGGATAA
- a CDS encoding HDIG domain-containing protein, whose amino-acid sequence MESRVPTREEALELFKKYNKSDGLLKHALAVEGVMRYIARKKGEDEEKWGVIGLIHDLDYEQYPEEHCKKTEEILKENHWPEEYIRAVVSHGWGLCSDVEPHTELEKTLYAIDELTGLVSAAALIRPSKSVLDLTTKSVKKKWKDKRFAAGVNRSVIENGAKMLGVEISELINDTIMGMREVAEEIGLKGNP is encoded by the coding sequence ATGGAATCTAGGGTTCCCACACGTGAAGAGGCTTTAGAACTATTCAAAAAATACAACAAAAGTGATGGACTTTTAAAACATGCCCTCGCTGTTGAGGGGGTCATGCGTTACATCGCCCGCAAAAAAGGAGAGGATGAGGAGAAGTGGGGCGTAATCGGGCTCATTCACGACCTCGATTATGAGCAATATCCGGAAGAACACTGCAAGAAAACAGAAGAGATCTTAAAGGAGAATCATTGGCCAGAGGAATACATCCGGGCGGTGGTGAGCCACGGATGGGGCCTTTGCAGCGATGTGGAACCCCACACGGAACTGGAAAAAACCCTTTATGCCATTGATGAACTGACCGGCCTTGTCTCGGCAGCCGCCCTGATTCGACCTTCCAAAAGCGTATTGGACCTCACCACTAAATCCGTAAAGAAAAAATGGAAAGACAAACGGTTCGCCGCCGGGGTAAACCGCTCTGTGATCGAAAACGGAGCCAAGATGTTGGGTGTTGAAATATCGGAGTTGATAAACGATACGATCATGGGCATGAGGGAAGTGGCAGAAGAGATCGGATTGAAAGGGAATCCTTGA
- a CDS encoding ferredoxin has product MRVFVDKDICVGCEKCVKLCPEVFQMGGEVAVTVTEDVPPKYQKACKEAAEHCPVEAITIKK; this is encoded by the coding sequence ATGAGAGTCTTCGTTGACAAGGATATATGCGTGGGTTGTGAAAAGTGTGTCAAACTGTGTCCGGAAGTTTTTCAAATGGGGGGTGAGGTGGCAGTGACCGTCACCGAGGATGTGCCTCCGAAGTACCAGAAGGCCTGTAAGGAGGCGGCGGAGCACTGCCCTGTTGAGGCCATAACAATAAAAAAATAG
- a CDS encoding single-stranded DNA-binding protein, with translation MKILDDLTEELRTLRFAPPVTHIYNPLQYARRPYELYLERYASRGKEAVFLGMNPGPWGMAQTGIPFGEVHAVRDWLGIDGPVGRPLKVHPKRPVQGFACRKSEVSGRRFWGWARENFGTPERFFSRFFVANYCPLLFLEESGRNRTPDRLPVRERKPLLEACDRALKRTIRLLSPRWVLGIGNFAEERARAALSGLEVEVGRISHPSPANPRANRGWANLVENELAALGIQV, from the coding sequence ATGAAGATCCTTGACGACCTGACAGAAGAACTCCGCACATTGCGGTTCGCCCCCCCCGTCACCCACATCTACAATCCTCTCCAGTACGCGCGCAGGCCCTATGAGCTGTATTTAGAACGCTACGCCTCGAGGGGAAAGGAGGCCGTCTTCCTGGGGATGAATCCAGGCCCTTGGGGAATGGCCCAGACAGGGATCCCCTTCGGTGAGGTCCATGCTGTGAGGGATTGGCTCGGGATCGATGGGCCCGTGGGCCGCCCCCTCAAGGTGCACCCGAAGCGACCCGTTCAAGGGTTTGCCTGCAGGAAGAGTGAAGTCAGCGGGCGGAGATTTTGGGGATGGGCCAGGGAGAATTTTGGTACCCCCGAACGGTTCTTTTCCCGTTTTTTCGTTGCCAATTATTGCCCGCTCCTCTTCCTGGAAGAAAGCGGCAGGAACCGCACCCCCGACAGACTTCCGGTCCGGGAAAGGAAGCCATTGTTGGAGGCCTGTGACCGGGCCCTGAAGAGGACCATCCGGTTGCTTTCCCCGCGTTGGGTCCTGGGAATCGGCAACTTCGCGGAAGAACGGGCCAGGGCTGCGCTTTCGGGCCTGGAGGTGGAAGTGGGAAGGATCAGCCATCCCAGTCCCGCCAATCCCAGGGCCAATCGGGGTTGGGCGAACCTGGTCGAGAACGAACTGGCGGCATTGGGTATTCAGGTATAA
- a CDS encoding OsmC family protein, with protein sequence MKEIRVCFPGGLRVDAEVDGRLIPTDQAVEEGGGGTAPEPFYLFLASIATCAGIYALRFCQRRGIDTRDMTLTMACEYDEDIRLYRKMTIDLKLPHGFPEKYRGAIIKSMDLCAVKKHILNPPQFEIKTS encoded by the coding sequence ATGAAGGAGATCAGAGTATGCTTTCCAGGGGGGTTACGAGTGGATGCCGAAGTTGACGGCAGGCTAATCCCCACGGATCAAGCGGTCGAGGAAGGAGGCGGGGGGACGGCCCCGGAGCCTTTTTACCTGTTCCTTGCCTCCATTGCCACTTGTGCGGGGATCTATGCCCTGAGATTTTGCCAGAGACGGGGCATCGATACACGGGACATGACATTGACCATGGCATGCGAGTACGATGAGGATATAAGACTCTATCGCAAGATGACCATCGACCTGAAACTTCCCCACGGGTTTCCGGAAAAGTACCGGGGGGCCATTATCAAGTCCATGGACCTTTGCGCGGTGAAAAAACACATCCTGAATCCGCCGCAGTTTGAGATCAAGACTTCATAA
- a CDS encoding molybdopterin-dependent oxidoreductase — translation MREIRTVCPRDCYDTCGLIARVGDNGEVLSVRGDPQHPITRGLTCPRAAKDQVRLYRNRVEAPFIRRKGRFHAIGWEEALDTLAQRLSKALREHGPETLLYLAYAGNMGLLTELFPQRLWNALGATQTDYSLCSESGHRGIVLHYGHSYGLMPEDLPDRDFIVFWGFNAAVSAPHIWALARKARRRKGASIAVVDPFKTRTVEGADLWLRPRPGSDVALAYGIMHHLVREGRVDRAFIEEWTRGFEALEEEVLRWPPERTENCTGVPWKDVAALADAYGKAEAPATLIGIGLQKCVKGADQVRAVSLVPALLGFHRAFFYSNGEAFQVDKAGLKGARQAAGRHRVVSQVDLADRVKEGLFRCIFVSLMNPALTLPNQTAFRKGISREEVFLAVHETHWTRTAQLADLVLPAPTFMEKDDVVIPYGHPYARLAPKVVEPVTDSRSEVWLMRELASRLGLRDDWLFEDPWKAVETALTGALEGRDWHALLEGQTVALRRRPVEVYPTPSGKIEFYSTQAGKLGWDPLPRQRTLDIPAGRFQYVAGALPLYTHTQFQEVYGDIPPEVYIHPLDAERLGVLQGDRVALSNERSEVTMRAVVSEKVLPGVLWSPRQLEGLDGRPQNGLTSGSPQEIGGGPTYNSTLVTIVSANH, via the coding sequence TTGAGAGAGATACGAACCGTCTGTCCCAGGGACTGTTACGATACCTGCGGCCTGATCGCACGTGTCGGTGACAACGGCGAGGTGTTGTCCGTAAGGGGTGACCCGCAGCATCCAATCACCCGAGGCCTTACCTGCCCGAGGGCCGCGAAGGATCAGGTAAGGCTTTACAGGAACCGGGTGGAGGCCCCGTTCATCCGCCGCAAAGGCCGATTCCATGCCATCGGGTGGGAAGAAGCCCTGGATACCCTGGCCCAGAGGCTTTCAAAGGCCCTTCGGGAACATGGCCCGGAAACGCTCCTTTACCTGGCTTATGCAGGGAACATGGGCCTTCTCACCGAACTTTTTCCCCAGAGGCTCTGGAACGCGCTGGGGGCCACCCAGACCGATTATTCCCTGTGCAGCGAATCGGGGCATCGGGGTATTGTGCTTCATTACGGCCACAGCTACGGCCTTATGCCGGAAGACCTCCCTGATCGAGATTTCATCGTGTTTTGGGGATTCAACGCGGCAGTGAGCGCTCCCCATATCTGGGCCCTGGCCCGGAAGGCCAGGAGAAGGAAAGGGGCCTCAATCGCCGTGGTCGATCCCTTCAAGACCAGGACTGTGGAAGGTGCGGACCTCTGGCTCCGGCCGAGACCGGGAAGCGATGTCGCTTTGGCGTACGGAATCATGCATCATCTGGTCCGGGAAGGGCGGGTGGATCGTGCATTCATTGAAGAGTGGACCCGGGGTTTCGAGGCATTGGAAGAGGAGGTCCTGAGGTGGCCCCCGGAAAGGACCGAGAATTGTACAGGGGTGCCATGGAAAGATGTGGCCGCCCTGGCCGATGCTTACGGCAAGGCCGAGGCCCCGGCTACCCTGATAGGTATCGGTCTTCAGAAATGTGTCAAGGGTGCCGACCAGGTGCGGGCGGTTTCCCTGGTTCCTGCCCTGTTGGGCTTCCATAGGGCCTTCTTTTATAGCAATGGGGAGGCCTTCCAGGTGGACAAGGCGGGGCTGAAAGGGGCCCGGCAGGCCGCAGGGAGACATAGAGTCGTGTCCCAGGTTGACCTGGCGGATCGGGTAAAGGAGGGACTCTTTAGGTGTATCTTCGTGAGCCTTATGAATCCCGCCCTGACGCTTCCCAATCAGACAGCCTTCCGGAAAGGAATCTCCAGGGAAGAGGTTTTTCTTGCCGTACACGAGACCCACTGGACCCGAACCGCACAACTCGCAGACCTTGTCCTTCCGGCGCCCACCTTCATGGAAAAAGATGACGTGGTGATTCCCTACGGACATCCCTATGCTCGTCTGGCCCCGAAGGTCGTGGAGCCGGTCACGGACAGCCGCAGCGAGGTATGGCTCATGCGGGAACTGGCTTCCCGCCTGGGACTCAGGGATGATTGGCTCTTCGAGGATCCCTGGAAGGCGGTCGAGACCGCGCTCACAGGCGCCCTGGAAGGACGGGACTGGCATGCTTTGCTCGAGGGTCAAACCGTGGCCCTCAGAAGACGGCCCGTTGAAGTCTATCCGACGCCCTCTGGGAAAATCGAGTTTTACTCCACTCAGGCCGGGAAGCTGGGGTGGGATCCCCTTCCCAGGCAACGTACTTTGGATATCCCTGCCGGGCGATTCCAATACGTGGCAGGTGCCCTCCCGCTTTACACCCATACCCAGTTCCAGGAAGTTTACGGCGATATCCCTCCCGAGGTTTACATCCATCCCTTGGATGCGGAAAGGCTGGGGGTCCTCCAAGGGGACCGGGTGGCCCTTTCTAACGAAAGGAGCGAGGTGACGATGCGGGCGGTCGTCTCGGAGAAGGTCCTTCCCGGTGTCTTATGGTCCCCGAGACAGTTAGAGGGATTGGACGGCAGGCCGCAGAACGGGCTTACCAGCGGCAGTCCCCAGGAGATCGGGGGAGGGCCGACCTACAATTCGACCCTTGTAACCATAGTCAGTGCTAACCATTGA
- a CDS encoding (Fe-S)-binding protein yields the protein MSEAGSMFTLQFDEAICASCPSGACLVKCQYLEADREQAKREMLKIFRGEDSRVLQECVTCYACEEYCKRGNHPFYLITQRREEKGILTAPRAITRQWINIGEPRGKYEVGEIKERALSFGFMPQFKDIVKGKLFEDVMPGYFFGQEYFCNVVYIHFANTAVIKERLPRVIRNIQELGVKEVVFMHDECYAAFSSLAPAFGMEVPFKPIHYFEYLYQRLEGLRGDIRPLHIRVAYQRPCSNRLCPRTHRWVPKILDLIGAELVTRTYQDENALCCGSIFRAMYGYDLAADVQARNIEDIVKSGAEYCVFNCHGCQNALSDRLARKGVRPIHMVELCRMAIGENPGFEVP from the coding sequence ATGTCCGAAGCCGGCTCTATGTTCACTCTGCAGTTCGATGAAGCGATCTGCGCATCCTGTCCCTCCGGGGCCTGCCTGGTGAAGTGCCAGTACCTGGAGGCGGACCGCGAGCAAGCGAAACGGGAGATGTTGAAGATTTTCAGGGGGGAGGACTCCCGGGTGCTCCAGGAGTGCGTCACCTGTTACGCTTGCGAGGAGTATTGCAAACGAGGCAACCATCCTTTTTACCTGATCACCCAGCGCCGGGAGGAAAAGGGGATTCTCACGGCCCCACGGGCCATCACCCGGCAGTGGATCAACATCGGAGAGCCCCGGGGAAAGTACGAAGTGGGGGAGATCAAGGAGAGGGCCCTTTCATTCGGCTTCATGCCCCAGTTCAAGGATATCGTCAAGGGGAAACTCTTCGAGGACGTGATGCCCGGCTATTTTTTCGGGCAGGAATATTTCTGCAACGTCGTCTATATCCACTTCGCCAACACGGCCGTAATAAAGGAACGCCTGCCGCGGGTGATCCGGAACATCCAGGAACTGGGGGTGAAAGAGGTCGTATTCATGCATGACGAATGCTACGCGGCCTTCTCGTCCCTTGCTCCGGCCTTCGGGATGGAGGTGCCCTTCAAGCCGATTCATTATTTCGAGTATTTATACCAAAGATTGGAAGGGCTTCGAGGGGATATTCGGCCCCTTCATATTCGTGTGGCCTACCAGAGGCCCTGTTCAAACCGGCTTTGTCCCCGGACCCATCGATGGGTACCGAAAATTCTGGACCTGATCGGAGCGGAATTGGTGACGAGGACCTACCAGGATGAGAACGCCCTCTGTTGCGGGAGCATCTTCAGGGCCATGTACGGGTACGATCTGGCGGCAGACGTACAGGCCCGTAACATTGAAGACATAGTGAAGAGCGGGGCGGAGTACTGTGTTTTCAATTGTCACGGATGCCAGAACGCCTTGAGTGATCGGCTGGCCAGGAAGGGTGTGAGGCCTATTCACATGGTAGAGTTGTGCCGGATGGCCATCGGCGAGAATCCGGGATTTGAGGTGCCGTGA
- a CDS encoding FAD-binding oxidoreductase — protein MEDIKRRLCDIVGERFVSDRAEELFFYGRDPGLMPPHSPDFVALPGTVEEVREIVKLAFREGVPVVPMGAGMTLTGLCIPRKGGIVLDMKRMNRILEVNDRARYTIVEGGTPTGALKAYLDAHHPRLRFSIPDSPAATTIAANVMIHGQGRLTQQYGFNSDMVTGLEVVLPTGDVARIGSCSLSPDWFSKGAPLPDLSGLFLGWLGTTGVITKVGLKLYPRKKMREVEIFITDSPDFIPDIIYEITHTEMTEDINIFAQPLPLIFKDNHHVVVYFTGDTDEELEFKKKSVFHALDRFIKNKDGGFMTVGPGMKQSLLDMPQRSASTFADVTKGGGFEYSGPIILVEKYPQCSRKLDELAEKYDLKYHATARIIGRGHAMMFAFSFTFNRADEDMMDRVRAALREASEFALSAGGVFWKPTVDEQRRLLQAMDPVTRRLMQMIKRNLDPSGIMNPGNWEVP, from the coding sequence ATGGAAGACATCAAGCGAAGACTGTGTGACATCGTTGGTGAACGGTTCGTTTCGGACCGGGCGGAGGAACTCTTTTTTTACGGCCGGGATCCCGGTCTCATGCCCCCCCACAGTCCTGACTTCGTTGCCTTGCCCGGGACGGTCGAAGAGGTTCGGGAAATCGTAAAGTTGGCCTTCCGGGAAGGGGTTCCAGTGGTCCCCATGGGCGCCGGGATGACCCTTACAGGACTATGTATTCCACGGAAGGGCGGAATCGTCCTGGACATGAAGCGTATGAACCGAATTCTGGAAGTCAATGACAGGGCCCGTTATACCATCGTGGAGGGGGGAACGCCAACGGGTGCATTGAAGGCTTACCTGGATGCCCATCACCCGAGATTACGGTTCAGTATCCCGGATTCCCCGGCCGCAACGACGATAGCGGCCAACGTCATGATTCACGGACAGGGACGCCTCACCCAGCAGTACGGTTTCAATTCCGACATGGTCACGGGCCTGGAAGTGGTGCTCCCTACGGGAGATGTCGCGAGGATCGGGTCCTGTTCCCTTTCTCCCGATTGGTTTTCCAAAGGTGCGCCCCTTCCTGACCTTTCGGGGCTTTTTCTTGGTTGGCTGGGGACCACGGGGGTCATCACCAAGGTGGGTCTCAAGCTTTATCCACGGAAAAAGATGCGGGAAGTTGAGATATTCATCACCGACAGTCCGGACTTTATCCCGGATATCATTTACGAGATCACCCATACCGAGATGACTGAGGACATCAACATCTTCGCCCAGCCCCTCCCGTTGATTTTCAAGGACAATCACCACGTCGTCGTGTACTTCACGGGAGACACGGACGAGGAGTTGGAATTCAAGAAAAAGTCGGTTTTTCATGCCCTGGATCGGTTTATCAAGAACAAAGACGGCGGCTTCATGACGGTGGGGCCGGGCATGAAACAAAGTCTGCTGGACATGCCGCAACGGAGTGCGAGCACCTTTGCGGATGTCACCAAAGGGGGAGGTTTCGAGTACTCCGGACCGATTATCCTGGTGGAAAAATACCCCCAGTGCTCCCGCAAACTGGATGAACTGGCCGAAAAATACGATTTGAAATACCATGCGACGGCAAGGATCATCGGGCGGGGACATGCCATGATGTTCGCCTTCTCCTTCACCTTCAACCGTGCGGACGAGGATATGATGGATCGAGTCCGGGCTGCGCTTCGCGAGGCCAGCGAATTCGCCCTTTCGGCCGGCGGCGTTTTCTGGAAACCCACCGTGGATGAACAGAGACGGCTCCTTCAGGCCATGGATCCGGTAACCCGGCGTCTCATGCAGATGATAAAGCGGAATCTGGACCCGAGCGGCATCATGAACCCCGGGAACTGGGAGGTGCCTTAG
- a CDS encoding (Fe-S)-binding protein yields the protein MRHEEILHRCFRCGWCKFTSDYSEFNCPSYRKFRFDTFAPGGRMWLIRAWLNGDIPNSARYQEILYSCATCGSCVEHCAFSFRDDLVEIFISAREEMVNDGRIPPPVRDFLKSINVHGNPFKAPEGERGAWAEGMPVEPYSDQDYLLYIGCVGSYDERGKKIAKALARLLSRAGVSFGILGDRELCDGNEVRALGETGLFRFLAESNIRMFRELGVRKIVTLDPHAYNAFRREYPGMGGDFEVLHYTQLLSMLVSQGSLSFSGFRERVVFHDPCYLGRHSGEYEAPREILDSIPGLERIEMRQSRENAFCCGGGGGNFFTDILGGGEESPNRIRIRQAVAAGAQVLAVACCQCAKMLEDGIKGENLEDRIRVLDIAEIALTALKG from the coding sequence ATGAGACACGAAGAGATCCTGCACAGGTGTTTCCGTTGCGGCTGGTGTAAGTTCACGAGCGACTACTCGGAGTTCAACTGCCCCTCCTACAGGAAATTTCGGTTCGACACCTTTGCACCGGGAGGGAGGATGTGGCTGATCCGGGCCTGGCTCAATGGAGATATTCCAAACAGCGCAAGGTACCAGGAGATCCTTTACTCGTGCGCCACCTGCGGGAGCTGCGTGGAGCACTGCGCCTTCAGCTTCCGCGACGATCTGGTGGAAATCTTCATCTCGGCGAGGGAGGAGATGGTCAATGACGGCCGGATTCCTCCTCCGGTCCGCGATTTTCTTAAGAGCATCAATGTCCACGGCAATCCATTCAAGGCACCGGAGGGGGAACGGGGGGCCTGGGCTGAGGGAATGCCGGTGGAGCCTTACTCAGACCAGGACTACCTCCTCTATATCGGATGCGTGGGCTCCTATGACGAGCGGGGAAAGAAGATCGCAAAGGCCTTGGCCCGCTTGCTTTCGAGAGCGGGGGTCTCCTTCGGTATCCTGGGAGACCGGGAACTGTGCGACGGCAACGAGGTGAGAGCCCTTGGGGAAACGGGCCTGTTTAGGTTCCTGGCGGAGAGCAATATCAGGATGTTCCGGGAATTGGGCGTAAGGAAGATCGTAACCCTGGATCCCCATGCCTATAACGCCTTTCGCAGGGAGTACCCAGGGATGGGAGGGGATTTCGAGGTGCTCCACTATACCCAGCTTCTCTCCATGCTGGTCTCACAGGGGAGCCTCTCCTTTTCAGGTTTCAGGGAGAGGGTGGTCTTTCATGACCCCTGCTATCTCGGACGTCACAGCGGAGAGTATGAGGCCCCGAGGGAGATCCTCGATTCCATTCCCGGCCTTGAGCGTATAGAAATGAGACAGTCCCGGGAGAACGCTTTTTGCTGTGGGGGGGGTGGAGGCAATTTTTTCACAGATATTCTCGGAGGGGGAGAGGAAAGTCCCAACAGGATCCGGATAAGGCAGGCGGTCGCGGCCGGTGCCCAGGTTCTGGCCGTGGCCTGCTGCCAGTGCGCGAAGATGCTTGAGGACGGAATCAAGGGAGAGAACCTGGAAGACCGGATCCGGGTTCTGGACATCGCAGAGATCGCCTTGACGGCATTAAAGGGATGA